The Carcharodon carcharias isolate sCarCar2 chromosome 2, sCarCar2.pri, whole genome shotgun sequence genomic sequence TTGATTTATTTTTAGTTTCCCTTGTACCACCAATATTTTGGCTCTTCCTCTGCTATGAAGAtggatacaaagtactcatttgaCAAATCTGACATTTCCTTATTTTTGATTACAGCATCTGTTTTTAATGGGACCACATTTTCCTTACCCATTCTTTTAACATACTTATACAAACTTTTATTCTTATTCTTGATTTCTACTGCGAGTTTTTTCCTCCCTATTCTTAATACTTCTGTTGTATCCTTTTGTTGTTTTTATAGCTCTCTGCTAGATTTCCACTCTTCTTTGCATTTATGCATACCTTTTTTAGTAGCTTTAGACTGCATATTACCTCAAATGTTGACCATGACTACCTAACTACACAAGTGGAGCTTTTGGCTTTTAGGGGTATGTACTGCTCTTGTGTTGAACCAAATACTTCTTTGTCTGTAGGTTTAATCAATAATAATTTAGCTCAATTTATCCCTCATTCTTTCAAAGTCAGCCATAAGTTTGAAACATTGGTTTGTGACGGTCCCTACTCCCTCTTAAACTTAAATGTCAAATTTTATCATGTTAAAGTTACCTGTCACAAGATACTTCCCTATCATCAAGGCTGGTAAGTAGGTTTAACTTGTTACTCAACACTAAATGTAATAAATTCAGTCAAATGAAATTAAGAATTTGGCATACCTGATTAGACAGGAGTAGGATAAGTTTTACTTTGTGTGAAAAGGTGAGTGGCTAAAGTTTTGCTACACTCATCCTGATGAGCATAAAATTCAGCAAAAAGTAAACTTCCTTACCTGAGAAACCAACTGCACATTGCAATTTATATGAGTGATCCTTCATTAATTCTACTAGGAGCATCTCCAGTGCTAAGTAGACGACTCCAGTTATTAAAGAGAACACAGACAAAATGTAGGCAAACCACCTGGTGCCAAGCCTTTGCTCCAATTTGATCCCTTTGTATAGCATAGACACCATGTTGAAATATAAGTGCCAGTCATCAGCATGGTGAAATGGCGAATAAAAAAGACGACTCCAATCTTGTCTGTCCCAGGTTTCATGCACACTGGTGCAAACGTTCAATAATGGCTTAACTGGTGATAAGAAAAGATAGATATTCAACGCCATTGTTATCAGTGTAGCAGGTGGAATATTATCAAATCCCACTTGAATTATCTGGCTTAGTAACAGAAAAAGTCCCAAATTCACTCCTCGCCGTCTGGAATACATGACTCCCACTATCAATGGATAAGCAGTGGCGATGGTTCTTTGGATTAGTTAATATTGTATTCAGCAATGAAGTTAGCTGCAGAACTGTGACTTTTACCTGAAATTACAATAACACATACTTGGAGTTATGCAGCACACATGTATTACCAGCATTTTTACTtttgaatgaaaaaaataatGAACACAAGAAAGTTCAATTTAACAACATGTTGGCAAAAAGCAAATGCTGTTCTGCTCAATTGTTTTGGTGTCATCGTCTACCATTCCCACTATGTAAATGACAACAAATTTTCCAtactgttcacagaatcacagagttcagaagaggcccttcagcccatcaagtctgcaccaacacgtgagaaacacctgacctacctacctacctaatcccatttaccagcacttggcccatagccttgaatgttatgacgttgGCTAACTAAATCTAGCTTTATTGTGTCACACTAAAGTTAAATGTTTATCGATACAAATTTTCATTTAATTGTGGTGGGAAgttcattgttttaaattttttaaaaattgcactaAGGTTTTAAATCGTAAGGAGCAACTACAGTTAGGCGCGTTCAAAATACTTGGAAGGCATGGCAAGAGACTTTTATAATCAAGTACAGTGGAAAAAGTACAATAGAACCAGATGTACAGGCAATGCAGGGGTCTTAACACTGTATAATTAAACTAATTGACATTGTGACCAATGCCTAGCAATTTAAAATACATGCACCCAAATATTTATCAAGACCAAGGAATGTCTTCCTCCTGGTTGGATATCAGGAAAAGATTACCTTTATCCTAGAGTCAGAAGGAATAATCTACCATAATGGTAAAAGCATGGTGAAAGGGGAAGAAGGTGGCAAAGTGTTAAagtcagtggactagtaatccagagggccaggctaatgatctggggacaagggttcaaatcccaccatggcagctggtggaatttaaattcaattattaatctggaattgaagagccagtctcggtaatagtgaccatgaaacttttctcgattgtcataaaaaacccatctggttcactagtgtcctttagggaaggaaatctgctacccttatcgagtctggcctacatgtgactccagactcacagcaatgtgattgcctctTAAATGGccttctgaaatggtgtggcaagccactcggttcaagggcaattagggatgggcaacaaatgctggccttgccagcgcacccacatcccataaaagaatacattttaaaaatagtttcACCACGGTCCAGGTATTTGCTGCCCACTTTTATTTGAAGCCAGAAAAAGGACTCCTTTAGTCATTCTGCAGCAGAAAATGGCCTTAACGCTACAGAGATGGGACCAAAGGTTAAGACCCAGTGGGCTCCCAGATATTTTTTCAATATCTGATGCAGAGAAATAACAGCATTCAAGGTATTTCTTTATATTAAAAGCTAGAAATAGGAGTGGTCACCACTGAGCTCTTCCAAGGTATGGAAGACAAATCAATGACCTTTTTCTGACCCAGCTAGGACCATACATCTTATTAATAGggaagtcatttatataagttaAATAAACCCAGGGATATGTATGTGCAACAGGAGGAAAGCAGAAGTTCACACCACATCTGAAGCAAATATTCATAACTAATAAGCACAGTGTATTCCATATGAAAAATGAACACAAATTCTCAACAGAATTAACTGCATGTTAATTGTTCCACTCTTGACATATTTACTGTGGACTTCAGCCATAATCAGCAATGACAAAGTATGATTGTTTAACTCTTATGCTTTCTGCATTTACTTTTAATTTTGGCTCTTGATACAAGTTCAAGGCTCTCTGCATATTATTAGATATTTGAAGAGGTGAaatctgggggaaaaaaaatcagagacCAAGAAAACTACAGCTCTGAAGATTGTGAGGAGGAATGGCCTTTGATGCAAagtcatttgaaaaaaaaaatgatccaAGCACTTAATGGATCTCAAAAATGCCCGAGGAAGTGGTAGAACCACTACAGACATGGAGCATTCTGTGCTCCCACCCACCCTGTTGTCATGAACCTTTATAACAAAAGACAGAAGCAGAATGGAAGTCTCCTCCAGctcctttgttttttttaaaaaaagaggtcTAAAACAACACTCTTAAATTGAACCAGAGGGTGATGTACAAGTCTTAAAACAAATTATATCAAAATAATGTTGATATATACATGGCTGGATTTTCATTCGATGAAGGCGGCAGGTTTTGTAGGCAGGCGTGCTGGCAATTTTACTACAGACCAGCATGCCTGTCTGCCAACATGCTCCCACCTCTAACCTATTTTCAGTGAGACCACTTCTGGGGACGAGGGGTGCAGTTGTTAGGGCCAGTTAAAATGCTTATTGAGGGGACAAATGTCACACACTGAAATGGACCCCCAGCTGAGGCAGAAGCCCAGAAGATGGATGGCGGTGGCTTCACAGCAGCaggtcgggtggggtggggtggggggggtgcagtgatGCTTCTTTTAATTCTGGGGTTGTCAACCCTCTAGGGTTGACCTGGAGtcttcaggaattgaagatcaatttcCAGGAcgctgctgtgtgcaatcctggagaaaaatcatcgagaaggttaaaaaaaagatttttttttaaatcattttctttgaacaattCTCTTTACTAGatataaaaaaaatattgaaaatgggggaaaaaaggcttttggctgacagtcaagcatcatagAATTGAGTATTGAGTCTTTTCGCTTTCCAATTGACTTAGGAAAGCAGTGTGTCACAACGGTGGATGTATTGGCCGGCTAAtagctggagtgtgggggcaagtcatctGACGAAACCTCCGGGAATACATTTAAACATAGTTGTCAACCCTAATTCTACGTCCCCCTACCGCCCCCctccgccaccccaccccactggcaCCACGGGTACCAGAGGACCACAGCTGCGGCTACAGGTCATTCTGAGAAGGGAATCCTCTTCACAATGATGGTCCAGCAGCTGTGgctacattttatttttaaactttctaaAATTTCAGAAGGCGCCTTcatcttgaggcaccctctcTCCTCTCATCAGCAGGACCCACCCACCTGAGGGGAGGTGCTGGCCTCCCTGCTGTGGAGCCTCTCTGCTGTCCTTAATTGATCAGGGCTCCTGAATGCGGCATCTTAATAGGCTGCTTCGTACAAAATCGCCCTCAAGGTCCTGCCGCTGATATTTCTGAGTTCCCGATCTGCATTTCAACCTGACAGTGGAATTTGGGCTGAGGAGCAACAGTTCTTCCCATAGTCTCTCAATGTCTAGGAAGATTAAAAATCTGCAGACACATGCCAAAAATTCCAAGACTTAATAGAAATCCCGAACATTACCTTCCCTGAGAAATTTCTTTCAGAATGGTGAGAGTGCAGCTTTGAGTGCATGTGATAAACGACCAAGAAGATCTTCCATTCATTCAGATATTCTGTTGCACATTAAATATCTAGACAGCCACTCAGGGGTATTCAGGATATGATACAAATAAATGAGGTAAAATTGCAATTCATTATAACACAAGGGGAAAATTACCAGAGCCCTACTTAGTGTGGACATCAGAAAAGTTGTGATGTAAGGCAATCTTAGCATTATGTCAGTGATTAACTACTGATGCAAAGACTGTTGTTGGCTAAGGATCTGAAATTGCATTATCGAGGGAGGAAGCTGTGCGGGGGCCGGCGCGGACCTGATTGGCGCCCCAGattgggtccgcgccgccatATTACGtggccaggccaattaaggcccacccagcatgacgtgcacccTGAAgagctgagcgctccctgtgcgggcggggggtggggggggcggttgggtggTGCTTCCCTAAGTCGGAGCCTGCGCTCTTTAGTGcaagtgcgtgaaagagcgcagaaatctccgaggcacggagctgcctcggagattagtttaaattcccaaaattttaataaagaaaagaaaaaattttaagaaatgtctccttatgtgacagtgtcacatgagctgggacatgttaatgaacattaatgaaaaaaattgttgaattaataaacccttcatgaaacctcatcccgcccacggatgaggttccatgaaaaatgcgaaggccacctgggttcttcatctgcctgccaaccttaaggtgggacgggcactcagtttattagtttaattgatatttaaatggccttaatagggctttgacagttcggcgggtgcgcagctgacttggctgcgtgcccgccaaactgaaaacctaaatgatgcggggtgacgtcaggatgcacgcctgacgtcactgcacaccattttatgccttggcgagcaggccccgcccccgctcgccaagccaAAGATTCAGGCCTATGAGAAACTAGCTAACAATTGCTTATCCAAAAGATTTGTCTGAAATTTCCCTCTGTGCTATTGGATGCATCAGACCTACTGAAATAAATAGGTTAACATCTGTGTAAATAGCAGGAATTGGAATTTCAGATTTCCTTAAGCATTGTACATTAATAACCCATTATCTAATTTCAGGACTAAGTTTTAAATGCGTTctttttctgaaaaaaaaatcatcctaAAATGCATTAATGTCTTCTTTCCCTTATTATTGCCAAGGTATTTTATTCATGTATTGATTGGTCTCTGAGTCGTGGGTTTATATCCTAGCCTGTAAATCATTCCAA encodes the following:
- the rhbdd1 gene encoding rhomboid-related protein 4 isoform X4; translation: MYSRRRGVNLGLFLLLSQIIQVGFDNIPPATLITMALNIYLFLSPVKPLLNVCTSVHETWDRQDWSRLFYSPFHHADDWHLYFNMVSMLYKGIKLEQRLGTRWFAYILSVFSLITGVVYLALEMLLVELMKDHSYKLQCAVGFSGVLFALKVVNNYYNPGDITYVLGFPVQSQYACWAELIAIHLIAPGSSFVGHLSGILVGLLYTKGPLKNLMEVCAEGVSPSNYPRQQTRFSNQGYSGYNEFSYDASDYMTNYTGGMTEEEQLEEAIRASLNDYVSW